Genomic window (Asticcacaulis excentricus CB 48):
CCTTTAGCTCCTTCATCAGATTGGCCAGCATCTTGGCCATGATCTTCGGATCGCTCTTACCCAATTCCTTGATGATCTTCAGCCGTTCGACCAATTGCATCACCTTGGCCTTGGCGCGGGCGCGCGCATCGTCGCGCGTCTTTTTGGGCATCTCACTCAGGGTTTCGGCCGCGGTTTTCTGTGCCTCAGTCTTCTGTGCCCTGGCCAGTTTCAGCCGGTCGTTCAGGTCGCTCACTGTCGCGGTGGCGGAGTTCTGACCGCTGATGCCGGAGGTGCCGATATTCATCTGTTGAGCCTTCTGCTAACGCGGTTAGCTTAACGGAACAGGCTTAACCGAGTGTTGAAGACGCAAAACGCCCCCGGCGGCGGGCCGGGGGCGTCATTCGCTCTGCTTGCTTTGGCAATCAGATCTGCGGGTCGGGAGATTGCGCGGCTTTTTTCTTGTGCGCGTTGCGCGACAGCATGTTGAGGCCTTCGACCATAGCTGAGAAGGCCATGGCGGCATAGATATAGCCTTTCGGCACATGGACGCCGAAGCCTTCGGCGATAAGCACGGTCCCAATCATCAGCAGGAAGCCGAGCGCCAGCATGACTACGGTCGGATTCTTCTCAATAAAGTGGGCCAACGGGTCCGAGGCCAGCAGCATGACCATAACCGCGACCACAACCGCAATCATCATCACAGGTACATGCTCGGTCATGCCGACGGCGGTGAGGATGGAATCGACCGAGAAGACCAGATCGAGCAGGATGATCTGCACGATCGCGGCACCGGCATTGTTGATGGTGGCGTTTTTGGCGTCCATTACGTCGTGGGTGGGGGCCGGATCTACCGTGTGGTGGATTTCCTTAGTTGCCTTCCACACTAGGAACAGGCCCCCGGCGATCAGGATCATGTCCTTCCACGAGAAGGACGTCTCAAACATGGGCTCACCGTGTTCACCCACGGGCCCGACCAGCCCCAGATTGAACACCTCAGCCTTCAGGCCGATGATCCAGCCGATGGTCAAAAGCAGACCCAGGCGCATGATGAGCGCCAGCCCGATACCGAGCCGGCGGGTTTTCTGACGGTCCTGCTCCGGCAGCTTGTTGGACAGGATGGAGATAAAGACGAGGTTGTCGATGCCGAGCACGACCTCCATCACGATGAGGGTGACAAGGGCCGCCCAGACGGCTGGGTCAGAAAAAAGGGCCATAAGGTCCATGAGAGCTTTCTCGGTATAGGCTGAAAAACGATTGCTCTTGATAAACGCTGCGACGTAAAGCGGCAATGTTTCGCATAACCGGGAAATCGATTGCGAACGATAGTAACCGTATCTTTTTGTGCTCCGCAGGCTTGTGGCTGAAAAAAGGCGACACGACCTGTGAACGGCGCATGGTCACAGAAAAGTGAAAAATGCTTTTTGGTTGGTTGCGGTGGGTCATACCCCATGCTAAGAGGCGCGCGGCTTGAAAGGCCGGTTGTTTTTGCGCGCCTGTTGTTTTTAGTGCGCCCCGCCGGCTCCCGGAAAAGCCCATTCCACTTATTTCTTTGGCTGGAAGTTATCGTGAGCGATATTTTTAGAGAAACAGAGGTCGGTGAGCGTTACGCCAAGGCCGTGTTCGAACTGGCGGATGCCGCCGGTCAACTCGATGCGGTGCAAGCGGACCTCAAGACCCTGAAGGCGCTGCTGATCGAAAGCAAGGATCTGCGCCGTCTCGTTACCTCCCATGCCTTCAAGTCCGAAGACAAGCTGAAGGGCCTGACCGCCGTTCTTAACACGGCCGCGCCGAACGCCCTGACGCTGAAGGCGCTGGGTCTGATGGCGCACAATGGTCGTCTGGATCAAGTCTTTGGCCTCATCACTGCCTTCACCCGCCTCTACGATGCCAAGAAGGGTATCGTCTCGGCAGTGGTCACCTCCGCCACGGCCCTGACCGACGAGCAGGTGACCGGTCTTCAGGCCGCGCTGCGCACCGCGCTCGGTCAGGATCCTGTCCTCAGCCAGACGGTCGATCCGTCGCTGCTGGGCGGCCTCAAGGTTCGCGTCGGCTCGCGCCTGTTCGACGCTTCGCTTAAAACCAAACTCGACTCCCTTAAATTTGCCCTCAAGCGGGCGTAAGACGCCAAAAAGAGCATGCCAATGGACATTCGTGCTGCCGAGATTTCGGCCATCCTCAAAGCTCAGATTGCCGGTTTCGGCGAAGAAGCCGACGTATCAGACGTCGGTTCGGTTCTGTCGGTCGGTGACGGTATCGCCCGTGTGCACGGCCTAGATCAGGTTCAGGCCGGTGAAATGGTCTCCTTCCCCAAGGCGGGTGTGAAGGGCATGGCCCTGAACCTCGAAAAGGACAATGTCGGCGTCGTTATCTTCGGCGAAGACCGCGAAGTGCGCGAAGGCGACGAAGTCCGCCGCCTCGGCGAAATCGTGCAGGTGCCGGTCGGCAAGGGCCTTCTCGGCCGCGTCGTCAACCCGCTGGGTGAGCCGATCGACGGTAAGGGCCCGATCGAAGCGACCGAATTCCGCCGCGTGGACGTCAAGGCCCCCGGCATCATCCCGCGCAAGTCGGTGCACGAACCTGTGCAGACCGGCATCAAGGCCATCGACACCCTGATCCCCGTCGGCCGTGGCCAGCGCGAGCTGATCATCGGTGACCGTCAGACCGGTAAGACCGCTGTCGCCATCGACGCGATCCTGAACCAGAAGGCCGCCAACGCCGGCACCGACGAGTCGGCTAAGCTGTACTGCATCTACGTCGTTATCGGCCAGAAGCGCTCGACTGTCGCCCAGATCGTCAAGTCGCTGGAAGAAAACGGCGCGCTCGACTACACGATCATCGTCGCCGCTACGGCGTCGGAACCCGCCCCGCTGCAATATCTCGCGCCGTTCGCCGGTTGCGCCATGGGCGAGTTCTTCCGCGACAACGGCATGCATGGCCTGATCATCTATGACGATCTGTCGAAGCAGGCCGTTGCCTATCGTCAGATGTCGCTGCTGCTGCGCCGTCCGCCGGGCCGCGAAGCCTATCCGGGCGACGTCTTCTATCTGCACTCGCGCCTGCTGGAACGCGCCGCGAAGCTGAACGACGAAAACGGCGCCGGTTCACTGACCGCTCTGCCGATCATCGAAACCCAGGCCAACGACGTGTCGGCCTACATCCCGACCAACGTGATCTCGATCACCGACGGTCAGATCTTCCTCGAAACCGACCTCTTCTATCAGGGCATCCGTCCGGCCGTGAACGTCGGTCTGTCGGTGTCGCGCGTTGGTTCGGCCGCTCAGATCAAGGCGATGAAGCAGGTTGCCGGCTCGATCAAGGGCGATCTGGCCCAGTATCGCGAAATGGCCGCCTTCGCTAAGTTCGGTTCGGACCTCGACGCCGCCACGCAGCGTCTGCTGGCTCGCGGCGCGCGCCTGACCGAGCTTCTGAAGCAGCCGCAATATTCGCCGCTGAAAGTCGAAGAGCAGGTGGCGGTGATCTATGCCGGTACCCGCGGTTACCTCGACAAAGTCGCGGTGAGCGATGTCGGTCGCTTTGAGCGTGAGTTCCTGTCGCTTCTGCGCGGCAAGCATGTCGACCTTCTGACCGCCATCCGCGAGAAGAAGGCCCTGACGCCGGAGCTGGAAGAGCAGCTGAAGGCCATCGTGGCCGACTACGCCGCTAACTTCGCATAATAAACCTCCTCCCCTGCGTGAGCGGGGGAGCGGGGCGGCTCGTGCTGTGGCCAGCTTATCTGGCCGCAGGGGCTCCCCCCGAAAGATAGGGACTTTTCATGGCAAGTCTTAAGGACATGCGCAATCAGATCGGCAGCGTGAAAGCCACGCAGAAGATCACCAAGGCCATGCAAATGGTCGCCGCCGCCAAGCTCAAGCGGGCTCAGGACGCGGCGGAAAACGCGCGCCCCTATGCCAAACGCATGGCCTCGGTCATCGCCAACCTGGCCAAGGGTGTGTCGGGCGATGCCGCGCCGCTGCTGCTGGCCGGTACGGGCTCGACGCAAAAGCACCTCGTGGTCGTAGCCACCGCTGACCGCGGTCTGGCCGGTGGCTTCAACTCCGCCATCGCCCGCGCCGCGCGTGACCACATCCGTGCGCTGCTGGCCGAAGGCAAGACGGTGCGCGTGATCACCGTGGGCCGTAAGGGCCGTGATCAGCTGAAGCGTCTGTTCGGCGAGCTGTTTGTCGAAAGCTTTGAGCTGGGCAAGGCACTCGACCTCACGACGGTTCAGCCCATCGCCGAAGCTATCTTTAAGGAATTCGACGAAGGTCGTGCCGATGTCGTGACCCTTTTCTACAGCCAGTTCAAGTCGGTGATCTCTCAGGTCCCGGCGGCGAAGCAACTGATCCCGGCTCAGATCGAAGCCTCTGCCGAAGATGCTTCCGGTGGAGCGGTCTATAGCTATGAGCCGTCGGAAGAAGAGATCCTCGAAACCCTCCTGCCGCGCAATCTGACGGTTCAGATCCTGTCGTCGCTTCTGGAAAACAATGCGGGCTTCTATGCCTCCCAGATGAGCGCCATGGACAATGCGACGCGCAATGCGGGCGAGATGATCAACGCGCTCAATCTTCAATACAACCGTAAACGTCAGGCCCAGATCACGACCGAACTGATCGAGATCATCGCCGGTGCCGAAGCTCTCTAAGGACACTCCCATGACCGCTCATCAGCAAATTACGGCCGGTAAGGGCCGCATCTCTCAGGTCATCGGCGCCGTCGTCGATGTCGAGTTCGACGGCAACCTGCCGGCCATCCTGAACGCGCTTGAAACCACCAACACCGCCTCTGGCGCGCGTCTGGTGCTTGAAGTTGCCCAGCACCTCGGCGAAAACGCCGTGCGCACCATCGCCATGGACGCCACCGAAGGTCTGGTCCGCGGTCAGGAAGTCACCGACCTCGGTGCCCCGATCACCGTGCCGGTCGGCCCGGCAACGCTTGGCCGTATCATGAACGTCATCGGTGAGCCGATCGACGAAGCCGGTCCGATCGAAACCACCTATTTCAACCCGATCCACGCCGACGCCCCGGCCTTCGAAGATCAGGCCACTTCGGCGGAAATCCTCGTCACCGGTATCAAGGTCATCGACCTGATCTGCCCGTACGCCAAGGGCGGCAAGATCGGCCTGTTCGGCGGTGCCGGCGTCGGCAAGACCGTGACTATTCAGGAACTGATCAACAACATCGCCAAGGCCTACGGTGGTTATTCGGTGTTCGCCGGCGTCGGTGAGCGTACCCGCGAAGGCAACGACCTCTATCACGAAATGATCGAGTCGAAGGTGAACGAACACGGCGGTGGCGGCAACTCGCGCTGCACCCTCGTCTATGGTCAGATGAACGAGCCTCCCGGCGCGCGTGCCCGCGTCGCCCTGACCGGTCTGGCTCAGGCCGAATACTTCCGCGATCAAGAAGGCAAGGATGTGTTGTTCTTTGTGGACAACATCTTCCGCTTCACCCAGGCCGGTTCGGAAGTGTCGGCTCTGCTGGGTCGTATTCCGTCGGCCGTGGGTTATCAGCCGACGCTGGCCACCGAAATGGGCAAGCTGCAAGAGCGCATCACCTCGACCAAGAAGGGCTCGATCACCTCGGTTCAGGCCGTCTACGTGCCCGCCGACGACCTGACCGACCCGGCGCCCGCCACCTCGTTCGCCCACCTCGACGCCACGACCGTTCTGTCGCGTTCGATTGCCGAACAGGGCATCTATCCGGCCGTTGACCCGCTCGACTCGACCTCGCGTATCCTCGATCCGCGCATCGTCGGCGAAGAGCACTATCAGGTTGCCACGCGCGTTCAGGAAATCCTGCAACAGTACAAGGCCCTGAAGGATATCATCGCCATCCTCGGCATGGACGAACTGTCGGAAGAAGACAAGCTGATCGTCGCCCGCGCCCGTAAGATCCAGCGCTTCCTGTCGCAGCCCTTCCACGTGGCTGAAATCTTCACCGGCACGCCGGGCGTGCTCATGAAGATCGAAGACACCATCAAGGGCTTCAAGGGGCTGTGCAATGGTGACTACGACCACCTGCCGGAAGCGGCCTTCTACATGGTCGGCGGCATCGAAGAAGCCATCGCCAAGGCCGAACGTCTGGCGGCGGAAGCTTAATTTAAACACCTGCCTGGGCGCCGCAGGGCGCTTGGGCAGGGTAGTGTGAAAGGCAGCGATTATGGCTGACAAACTTCACGTTTCGCTGGTGACCCCGGAAAAGGAACTCTTTGCCGGTGACGTCGATCAGGTCATCGCGCCGGGCTCCGAAGGTGAATTCGGCGTCCTGGCTGGCCACGCGCCGCTGATGACGACCCTGACCGAGGGCACGGTGACCATCCTCAACGGTGACCAGAAACGCATGTTTCAGGTCATCGGCGGCTTCGCGGATGTCAATGCCGAAGGCATCACCATCCTGGCCGAGCGCGCCGAGGAATACGTCGAAACGGTCCACTAAACCGTTCTGACAAGCCACTCTAAAAAACCCCGTCGGATCACTCCGGCGGGGTTTTGGTTTCTCACGCTCTGGCGCGCTGATCGAGATTGCGCAGGAAGTCGATGGAGCGGCTGACCTCGGACATGCCTTCGTGGTGTTCCTCAACCACGTGGTTGAGCCCGCCTAGGGTGCGTTCGATATGGCCGCTCTGGGCGAAGATGTCCTCGATATGGGCGACTGTATCGCGATAGCGCTGGCTTTCCTCGCCAAACTGCGTGCGCGTCGCTTCGATGATGCCGCCCAGTTGCTGAAGCGAAGCCTCGATACCGCCGATGGCCGACTGGGTGTGGGTCAGGGCCGACTTGGTATCGCTGGCCAGTTTTTTCACCTCACCCGCCACCACCGAAAAGCCGCGTCCGGCCTCTCCGGCGCGCGCCGCCTCGATCGTGGCGTTAAGTGCCAGCAGATTGGTTTGCGAGGTGATGGAATCGATGACCGACAGGACCTGCCGCAGGTTCGACAGGGCGGTATTCAGCGTACTGAACTCCTGCGACAACTGTTCGGTGTGGTTGTCCTGACCGGCCACGGCGCGGCGGTCGCTGTCCATAGCGTGCTTGATGCCGTCCATCACCTTGCCCACGTCCCCGATCTCGGTCAGGGCGGACTCGATCTTGCCGGTTAGCCCGACGTGCTGGGCGATGGTGTCGATAACCCCGGTGCGCAACTGATTGAGGATTTCGGCGCGATTGAGCTTGCAGCGGGCGAAATAGTTGACGAAACGCGCATAGTGAATCGGGAAGTTGTCGATAAACTCATCCTGAT
Coding sequences:
- a CDS encoding F0F1 ATP synthase subunit gamma; translated protein: MASLKDMRNQIGSVKATQKITKAMQMVAAAKLKRAQDAAENARPYAKRMASVIANLAKGVSGDAAPLLLAGTGSTQKHLVVVATADRGLAGGFNSAIARAARDHIRALLAEGKTVRVITVGRKGRDQLKRLFGELFVESFELGKALDLTTVQPIAEAIFKEFDEGRADVVTLFYSQFKSVISQVPAAKQLIPAQIEASAEDASGGAVYSYEPSEEEILETLLPRNLTVQILSSLLENNAGFYASQMSAMDNATRNAGEMINALNLQYNRKRQAQITTELIEIIAGAEAL
- a CDS encoding F0F1 ATP synthase subunit delta encodes the protein MSDIFRETEVGERYAKAVFELADAAGQLDAVQADLKTLKALLIESKDLRRLVTSHAFKSEDKLKGLTAVLNTAAPNALTLKALGLMAHNGRLDQVFGLITAFTRLYDAKKGIVSAVVTSATALTDEQVTGLQAALRTALGQDPVLSQTVDPSLLGGLKVRVGSRLFDASLKTKLDSLKFALKRA
- a CDS encoding TerC family protein is translated as MDLMALFSDPAVWAALVTLIVMEVVLGIDNLVFISILSNKLPEQDRQKTRRLGIGLALIMRLGLLLTIGWIIGLKAEVFNLGLVGPVGEHGEPMFETSFSWKDMILIAGGLFLVWKATKEIHHTVDPAPTHDVMDAKNATINNAGAAIVQIILLDLVFSVDSILTAVGMTEHVPVMMIAVVVAVMVMLLASDPLAHFIEKNPTVVMLALGFLLMIGTVLIAEGFGVHVPKGYIYAAMAFSAMVEGLNMLSRNAHKKKAAQSPDPQI
- the atpA gene encoding F0F1 ATP synthase subunit alpha, whose protein sequence is MDIRAAEISAILKAQIAGFGEEADVSDVGSVLSVGDGIARVHGLDQVQAGEMVSFPKAGVKGMALNLEKDNVGVVIFGEDREVREGDEVRRLGEIVQVPVGKGLLGRVVNPLGEPIDGKGPIEATEFRRVDVKAPGIIPRKSVHEPVQTGIKAIDTLIPVGRGQRELIIGDRQTGKTAVAIDAILNQKAANAGTDESAKLYCIYVVIGQKRSTVAQIVKSLEENGALDYTIIVAATASEPAPLQYLAPFAGCAMGEFFRDNGMHGLIIYDDLSKQAVAYRQMSLLLRRPPGREAYPGDVFYLHSRLLERAAKLNDENGAGSLTALPIIETQANDVSAYIPTNVISITDGQIFLETDLFYQGIRPAVNVGLSVSRVGSAAQIKAMKQVAGSIKGDLAQYREMAAFAKFGSDLDAATQRLLARGARLTELLKQPQYSPLKVEEQVAVIYAGTRGYLDKVAVSDVGRFEREFLSLLRGKHVDLLTAIREKKALTPELEEQLKAIVADYAANFA
- the atpD gene encoding F0F1 ATP synthase subunit beta; the encoded protein is MTAHQQITAGKGRISQVIGAVVDVEFDGNLPAILNALETTNTASGARLVLEVAQHLGENAVRTIAMDATEGLVRGQEVTDLGAPITVPVGPATLGRIMNVIGEPIDEAGPIETTYFNPIHADAPAFEDQATSAEILVTGIKVIDLICPYAKGGKIGLFGGAGVGKTVTIQELINNIAKAYGGYSVFAGVGERTREGNDLYHEMIESKVNEHGGGGNSRCTLVYGQMNEPPGARARVALTGLAQAEYFRDQEGKDVLFFVDNIFRFTQAGSEVSALLGRIPSAVGYQPTLATEMGKLQERITSTKKGSITSVQAVYVPADDLTDPAPATSFAHLDATTVLSRSIAEQGIYPAVDPLDSTSRILDPRIVGEEHYQVATRVQEILQQYKALKDIIAILGMDELSEEDKLIVARARKIQRFLSQPFHVAEIFTGTPGVLMKIEDTIKGFKGLCNGDYDHLPEAAFYMVGGIEEAIAKAERLAAEA
- a CDS encoding ATP synthase F1 subunit epsilon, producing the protein MADKLHVSLVTPEKELFAGDVDQVIAPGSEGEFGVLAGHAPLMTTLTEGTVTILNGDQKRMFQVIGGFADVNAEGITILAERAEEYVETVH